The following proteins come from a genomic window of Ictalurus furcatus strain D&B chromosome 14, Billie_1.0, whole genome shotgun sequence:
- the shisal1b gene encoding protein shisa-like-1a isoform X2, translating to MSVTRCRSFNLLAIILLLFSSAALSAHFRVCEPYTDQKGRYHFGFHCPRLSDNKTYMFCCHHNNTAFKYCCNDTEFQTIMQVNLTSTLDGFSHNNYTALVGVWIYGFFVMVLLALDFLYYSAINYEVFRVYLEKWGLGGRWLKQARSQWQRPEQEESQGQLSHPGAPAGLSHYQQPHYHSQPRHSLKPEAQSPTHIAHNTSIAW from the exons ATGAGTGTCACTAGATGTCGATCCTTCAACCTTTTGGCCATCATCTTGCTCCTATTTTCCTCTGCAG CTCTCTCGGCTCATTTTCGAGTGTGTGAACCCTACACTGACCAAAAGGGCCGGTATCATTTTGGATTCCACTGTCCTCGCCTGTCAGACAACAAGACCTACATGTTCTGCTGTCACCACAACAACACTGCCTTCAAGTACTGCTGCAATGACACTGAGTTTCAAACCATCATGCAGGTCAACCTCACATCTACTCTGGATGGGTTTTCACATAA TAACTACACAGCGCTGGTTGGAGTGTGGATCTATGGCTTTTTCGTCAtggtgctgctggcactggacTTCCTCTACTACTCAGCCATAAACTACGAAGTGTTCAGGGTGTACCTGGAGAAGTGGGGGCTCGGGGGGCGCTGGCTGAAGCAAGCTCGTAGTCAGTGGCAAAGGCCTGAGCAGGAGGAGAGTCAGGGGCAGCTTTCTCATCCTGGAGCTCCAGCAGGATTATCACATTACCAACAGCCACACTATCACTCCCAGCCCAGACACAGCCTAAAGCCAGAGGCCCAGAGTCCGACACACATTGCACACAACACATCAATCGCCTGGTGA
- the shisal1b gene encoding protein shisa-like-1a isoform X1 produces the protein MSVTRCRSFNLLAIILLLFSSAALSAHFRVCEPYTDQKGRYHFGFHCPRLSDNKTYMFCCHHNNTAFKYCCNDTEFQTIMQVNLTSTLDGFSHNNYTALVGVWIYGFFVMVLLALDFLYYSAINYEVFRVYLEKWGLGGRWLKQARSQWQRPEQEESQGQLSHPGAPAGLSHYQQPHYHSQPRHSLKPEAQSPTHIAHNTSIA, from the exons ATGAGTGTCACTAGATGTCGATCCTTCAACCTTTTGGCCATCATCTTGCTCCTATTTTCCTCTGCAG CTCTCTCGGCTCATTTTCGAGTGTGTGAACCCTACACTGACCAAAAGGGCCGGTATCATTTTGGATTCCACTGTCCTCGCCTGTCAGACAACAAGACCTACATGTTCTGCTGTCACCACAACAACACTGCCTTCAAGTACTGCTGCAATGACACTGAGTTTCAAACCATCATGCAGGTCAACCTCACATCTACTCTGGATGGGTTTTCACATAA TAACTACACAGCGCTGGTTGGAGTGTGGATCTATGGCTTTTTCGTCAtggtgctgctggcactggacTTCCTCTACTACTCAGCCATAAACTACGAAGTGTTCAGGGTGTACCTGGAGAAGTGGGGGCTCGGGGGGCGCTGGCTGAAGCAAGCTCGTAGTCAGTGGCAAAGGCCTGAGCAGGAGGAGAGTCAGGGGCAGCTTTCTCATCCTGGAGCTCCAGCAGGATTATCACATTACCAACAGCCACACTATCACTCCCAGCCCAGACACAGCCTAAAGCCAGAGGCCCAGAGTCCGACACACATTGCACACAACACATCAATCGCCTG a
- the parvg gene encoding gamma-parvin, whose translation MDKVVESEQGNQGAVQGERRKIIQPSSLNDPKLVKLKEVLVEWINSTLKSEHIVVQTLEEDIYDGLVIHHLLDSLGGVYLGVEEIAVTSAAQMCKLELIMQALNQELGLGAEADSTARWSAKLIHSRDLLATLHLLVAMVKHYQPELALPQNVSVEVLLFEVNKDGIKSDKQIEYITQQSEDTEGCKKDDPIDELLKLDEHKIATVQKALLHFINKNMSPLRLQVSDIEKQFADGVILLLLIGELEGFFIPLYEFYLSPACHSEMLHNVTLALDLLNDREIQVQNVDPEDIVSQDLPATLKVLYALFRKHKYK comes from the exons ATGGATAAAGTGGTGGAATCTGAGCAAGGTAATCAGGGAGCTGTCCAAG gagaaagaagaaagatcATCCAGCCTTCATCTTTAAATGATCCCAAACTAGTGAAGCTTAAAGAG GTGCTGGTGGAATGGATCAACAGTACTCTGAAGTCAGAGCACATTGTGGTCCAGACTCTGGAGGAAGACATCTATGATGGACTTGTGATTCATCACCTACTAG ACAGTTTAGGAGGAGTGTATTTAGGGGTAGAGGAGATCGCTGTAACCAGTGCTGCCCAGATGTGCAAACTGGAGTTGATTATGCAGGCCCTCAACCAGGAGCTAGGGCTTGGTGCCGAAGCAGACAGTACAGCTAGATGGAGTGCCAAAC TCATCCACAGTCGAGACCTGCTGGCGACTCTGCATCTGCTGGTGGCCATGGTGAAGCACTACCAGCCTGAACTGGCCCTTCCCCAAAATGTCAGCGTGGAAGTCCTCCTGTTTGAG GTAAACAAAGATGGCATCAAATCTGACAAGCAGATAGAATACATCACTCAACAAAg TGAGGATACAGAAGGATGTAAAA AAGACGACCCCATAGATGAGCTGCTCAAGCTCGATGAACACAAAATTGCCACAGTCCAAAAG GCCCTCTTGCACTTCATCAATAAGAACATGTCGCCATTAAGGTTGCAAGTGTCTGACATCGAGAAACAG TTTGCAGATGGTGTGATTCTGCTTTTGCTGATTGGTGAGTTGGAGGGCTTCTTCATTCCACTCTACGAGTTCTACCTCTCTCCTGCCTGCCACTCAGAGATG CTTCATAATGTCACCCTGGCTTTGGATCTACTTAATGACAGGGAAATACAAGTACAGAATGTTGATCCAGAAG ATATTGTGTCCCAAGATTTGCCGGCTACACTGAAAGTACTGTATGCCTTGTTCAggaaacacaaatacaaataa